The following proteins come from a genomic window of Mycolicibacterium rufum:
- a CDS encoding aminotransferase, with translation MSAHRTAGFNFLQQQELPAPQVTEAQAEDLVATHYGLSARVTSLGSQQDKNFVVGAGTDDVAGVLKIANPAFTATELAAQDAAAALIADAEPTLRVAVPLPNSRGELCTPVDGLVDGTAYVRLLRYLPGGTLAGTGYLTPSVVAGLGDVSGRVSRALADFSHPGLDRILQWDLRFGKDVVDGLARYVDDTALRARLEAATDTAWSHIAPLDPALPRQAAHIDLTDANIVASWVDGVPHPDGIIDFGDLSHTWAVSELAITASSVLGHAGSTAASILPAVRAFHAVRPLSEAECDALWPMIVVRAAVLIVSGAQQAVLDPDNDYLTEQSDAESRIFEIATSVPMAVMAAVIKADLGFPRTATPVPAAVPMIAAQPGQVVTLDLSTTSDVYDDAFDTAGVLAADVEDTAAHTALRDGAALAVTRFGEARLSRAPRLSQDSPDVVATGISVWTGGETTLAAPWDGDVETTSDRITLRGNEFEVTVTGAHGSASGTVTAGRPIGSADGRIEVRVQPLGAPDAPAFVSTDLAPGWLAQTCDPRPLLGLDPLQAGTDTGDLLARRDASFAPVQEFYYREPPQIERGRRHYLMSTAGRSYLDMVNNVTVLGHAHPRIAAAAARQLRKLNTNSRFNYAAVVEFSERLAGLLPDPLDTVFLVNSGSEASDLAIRLATAATGRRDVVAVREAYHGWTYGTDAVSTSTADNPNALATRPDWVHTVESPNSFRGKYRGAEATRYAGEAVAQIEALIAEGRPPAGFICESVYGNAGGMALPDGYLQQVYAAVRAGGGLAISDEVQVGYGRLGEWFWGFQQQDAVPDIVSVAKSVGNGYPLGAVITSRAVAEGFASQGYFFSSTGGSPLSCAIGMTVLDVLADEGLQDNARRVGAHLKARLEGLRDRHPLIGTVHGVGLYLGVEMIRDATTLEPATAETAAICERMLDLGVIIQPTGDHQNILKTKPPLCIDVEGADFYVDALDRVLTEGW, from the coding sequence GTGAGCGCGCACCGCACCGCGGGCTTCAACTTCCTGCAGCAGCAGGAACTCCCCGCGCCCCAGGTCACCGAAGCGCAGGCCGAAGACCTCGTGGCGACCCACTACGGGCTGTCCGCGCGGGTGACGTCACTGGGCAGCCAGCAGGACAAGAACTTCGTCGTCGGCGCAGGCACCGACGACGTGGCCGGCGTACTCAAGATCGCCAACCCCGCGTTCACGGCCACCGAGCTGGCCGCACAGGACGCGGCCGCCGCACTCATCGCCGACGCCGAACCGACACTGCGCGTGGCGGTTCCGCTGCCCAACAGCCGGGGCGAACTGTGCACACCCGTCGACGGGCTGGTCGACGGAACCGCTTACGTGCGGCTGCTGCGCTACCTGCCCGGGGGTACCCTCGCCGGCACCGGGTACCTGACGCCGTCGGTGGTCGCGGGCCTGGGTGACGTATCGGGGCGGGTGAGCCGAGCCCTGGCGGACTTCAGCCACCCGGGCCTGGACCGGATCCTGCAGTGGGACCTGCGGTTCGGCAAGGACGTGGTGGACGGCCTGGCCAGGTACGTCGATGACACCGCGCTGCGGGCGCGGCTGGAAGCGGCGACGGACACCGCGTGGTCGCACATCGCGCCGCTCGATCCCGCGCTGCCCCGCCAGGCCGCCCACATCGATCTGACCGACGCCAACATCGTGGCCTCCTGGGTCGACGGCGTGCCCCACCCGGACGGGATCATCGACTTCGGCGATCTGTCGCACACCTGGGCGGTGTCCGAACTGGCGATCACCGCGTCGTCGGTGTTGGGCCACGCGGGGTCCACTGCGGCGTCGATCCTGCCTGCCGTGCGTGCCTTCCACGCGGTGCGGCCGCTCTCGGAGGCCGAGTGCGACGCGCTGTGGCCGATGATCGTGGTGCGTGCCGCCGTGCTGATCGTCAGCGGAGCGCAGCAGGCCGTGCTCGATCCCGACAACGACTACCTGACCGAGCAGTCCGACGCGGAGTCCCGGATCTTCGAGATCGCGACGTCGGTCCCGATGGCCGTGATGGCCGCGGTGATCAAGGCCGATCTGGGTTTCCCGCGGACCGCGACGCCGGTGCCGGCGGCGGTGCCGATGATCGCCGCGCAACCGGGACAGGTCGTCACCCTCGACCTGTCGACGACCTCGGACGTGTACGACGACGCGTTCGACACCGCCGGGGTGCTCGCCGCCGACGTGGAGGACACCGCGGCGCACACCGCGTTGCGCGACGGCGCGGCACTGGCGGTCACCCGCTTCGGGGAGGCGCGGCTGAGCCGTGCCCCGCGCCTGAGTCAGGACAGCCCCGACGTCGTCGCCACCGGAATCAGCGTCTGGACCGGAGGTGAGACCACCCTCGCCGCGCCGTGGGACGGCGACGTCGAGACGACGTCGGACCGGATCACGCTGCGCGGCAACGAGTTCGAAGTGACAGTCACGGGCGCGCACGGCTCGGCCTCGGGCACTGTGACCGCCGGTCGACCGATCGGATCCGCCGACGGCCGGATCGAGGTGCGCGTGCAGCCGCTCGGGGCGCCCGATGCGCCGGCGTTCGTGAGCACCGATCTGGCGCCCGGCTGGCTCGCCCAGACGTGCGACCCGCGCCCGCTCCTCGGCCTGGACCCGCTGCAGGCGGGCACCGACACCGGCGACCTGCTGGCCCGGCGGGACGCGAGTTTCGCGCCCGTGCAGGAGTTCTACTACCGCGAACCCCCGCAGATCGAGCGCGGCCGCAGGCACTACCTGATGTCCACGGCTGGGCGCAGTTACCTCGACATGGTCAACAACGTCACCGTGCTGGGCCATGCGCACCCGCGGATCGCCGCGGCGGCGGCCCGTCAGCTGCGCAAGCTGAACACCAACTCCCGGTTCAACTACGCGGCAGTGGTCGAGTTCAGCGAGCGACTGGCCGGCCTGCTCCCCGATCCGCTGGACACCGTGTTCCTGGTCAATTCGGGTTCGGAGGCCAGTGATCTGGCGATCCGGCTGGCCACGGCGGCGACGGGACGCCGCGACGTCGTCGCGGTCCGCGAGGCCTACCACGGCTGGACCTACGGCACCGACGCCGTGTCGACGTCGACCGCCGACAATCCGAATGCGCTTGCCACCCGGCCGGATTGGGTGCACACCGTGGAGTCGCCCAACAGCTTCCGGGGCAAGTACCGCGGCGCGGAGGCGACCCGGTACGCCGGGGAGGCGGTCGCCCAGATCGAGGCGCTGATCGCCGAGGGCCGGCCGCCGGCCGGGTTCATCTGCGAGAGCGTCTACGGCAACGCCGGCGGGATGGCACTGCCCGACGGGTATCTGCAGCAGGTGTACGCCGCGGTGCGCGCGGGCGGCGGCCTGGCGATCTCCGACGAGGTCCAGGTCGGTTACGGCCGTCTCGGCGAATGGTTCTGGGGATTCCAGCAGCAGGACGCGGTGCCCGACATCGTGTCGGTCGCCAAGTCGGTCGGCAACGGCTATCCGCTCGGGGCGGTGATCACCAGCCGCGCCGTGGCCGAAGGGTTCGCCAGCCAGGGATACTTCTTCTCCTCCACCGGCGGCAGCCCGCTGTCGTGCGCGATCGGCATGACCGTGCTCGACGTGCTGGCCGACGAGGGTCTGCAGGACAACGCCCGCCGCGTCGGCGCGCACCTGAAGGCCCGGCTGGAGGGGCTGCGCGACCGGCACCCGCTGATCGGCACCGTGCACGGTGTCGGGCTCTACCTGGGTGTCGAAATGATCCGGGACGCAACGACGTTGGAGCCCGCGACCGCGGAGACGGCGGCGATCTGCGAGCGCATGCTCGATCTCGGGGTGATCATCCAGCCCACCGGCGATCACCAGAACATCCTCAAGACCAAGCCGCCGCTGTGCATCGACGTCGAGGGGGCCGACTTCTACGTCGACGCGCTCGACCGCGTGCTCACCGAGGGCTGGTGA
- a CDS encoding alpha/beta fold hydrolase — protein sequence MTSSDSVVATFRGADGLSLTADEWNRPSTTDGFDASRPSVLMLHGGGQNRFSWKKTGQVLAARGLHVVALDSRGHGDSDRSPDARYTVEALCADTRRVLEQIGRPTVLIGASMGGLTGILAAREAGPESVTRLVLVDVVPRYEKDGSARIRDFMFSHVHGFGSLEEAADAVAAYLPHRQRPSNPEGLKKNLRHRNGRWYWHWDPAFLTAPDDDPFVRVELLEQAAVDLTIPILLIRGKLSDVVSEKAVAEFLEKVPGAEFVELSGAGHTAAGDDNDAFSDAVVSFVLRP from the coding sequence ATGACCAGCAGCGATTCGGTGGTCGCGACGTTCCGCGGCGCCGACGGACTCAGCCTGACCGCCGACGAATGGAACCGTCCGTCGACGACCGACGGCTTCGACGCGTCACGTCCCTCGGTGCTGATGCTGCATGGCGGCGGGCAGAACCGGTTCTCCTGGAAGAAGACGGGGCAGGTGCTCGCCGCCCGCGGCCTGCACGTGGTCGCCCTCGACAGCCGCGGTCACGGGGACAGCGACCGCTCTCCCGACGCCCGGTACACCGTGGAGGCACTGTGCGCCGACACCCGGCGCGTCCTCGAGCAGATCGGCCGCCCGACCGTGCTGATCGGCGCCAGCATGGGCGGGCTCACCGGCATCCTCGCCGCTCGCGAGGCGGGGCCCGAGTCCGTCACCCGGCTGGTTCTCGTCGACGTCGTCCCGCGGTACGAGAAGGACGGCAGCGCACGCATCCGCGATTTCATGTTCAGCCACGTGCACGGGTTCGGATCGCTGGAGGAGGCCGCCGACGCGGTGGCCGCCTACCTGCCGCACCGGCAGCGGCCGAGCAACCCCGAGGGACTGAAGAAGAACCTGCGGCACCGCAACGGCCGCTGGTACTGGCACTGGGATCCGGCGTTCCTCACCGCCCCCGACGACGACCCCTTCGTGCGGGTCGAACTGCTCGAGCAGGCGGCGGTCGACCTGACGATCCCCATTCTGTTGATTCGAGGGAAACTGTCCGACGTGGTGAGCGAGAAGGCCGTGGCCGAATTCCTGGAAAAGGTGCCGGGCGCAGAGTTCGTCGAACTGTCCGGGGCGGGACACACCGCCGCCGGTGACGACAACGACGCGTTCTCCGACGCCGTCGTCTCGTTCGTGCTGCGGCCGTGA